AGTCTGCAGGTAATGATACATCCTTGGTGATGATTCGGTTGGGGAAGGACAAGTACTTGTCCGCCGCAAGCTTCACAATCGCTTCATCTGTCAGCGATTCACACATGACTTCAATGACTTCATCCATGGTAAGCGCTGCTTGATAGATCCGAAAATCGGATAACGAACCTGCAAAATCCACATCCGCTGCATACTGGGAACGTCCAATATAATTCTGGCTATAATTCTCAGGATCGGTGAAAGAATTAAACCATTCGCGCAATTTGGCATAATTGCCACTGGATGTCTGACTGATCGATCCGTCTGCCGCCTTCTCCCCATTCACATATACAATCGGACCCGCACTGCTCAACGTTCCCCCTTGGCTGCCTGCTACGGAGAGTGCGATATGCAACCATTCTCCGCTTGCAACCCCTCGACTTGGGTGGACAACCAGATTATCTCCGGCGTATAACGTACCCAGAAGCTGACGTGTCAAAAATAAATATGGCCCCTTCTCCCCTTTACCAAAGTCAAAAATGCGCTCCCACACATTAGCCCCCTTGCCGAGAAACACCCAAGTGGCAATCGTAATCCCTGTGTTATCGCTTACATCCCGAAGCAGATTCGACGGTAATTGCAGATAAGAGGTTCCATTCGTTCCCCCGTTGAAAGTCACCGCCGATCTTCCTTTCAACTCGGATACCACAGGCAGGATCTCGCCTTTGGCTATACCATCATGTCTCTTACCGGAGCTGTCCTTCCCGATCTGAACGGTATCTTCAAACGTGTATTGTGCAATTAATTGATTTCGATATGTTGTCATGTTCTTACCTCCTATGTAGTTGGGAATTGTCGGTTCATCCTTTTAATTCGTATTAATATAAAATGATTGATAAATAGTTAAATACATTTCTTAAACGTAATAATATCGCATCATCGATCCCCATTTCAATCCTAAATTTGAGAAAGACAACTGGTTTATTTGAATGTAACGACCTTTATCGGCTCTTCCCGTCTCTTATTTATTTTTTATTTTACTCTTATAAACATTACATTTATGGTTTACAAACATATAAATCAATTGATAATATAACAAATGAAAGCGCTTGATATAATGAAATACTCAAAGGAGGTCTGCCGAACCTTTTATCGTGTGTTGCCAAGTATCGGTTGATTTTTCATTCCGGGGAATAGGAAAGGGGAAACGTATGAAACGTTATTGGGTTCGCGTACTTAACATTTCTGTACTAAGCACCACTTTACTTACTGCAACAACTTTGGCGCCGGTCTCGGTGTTCGCAAATGGTTCAGAGGCAACCGTGGGTAACTCGCAGACTTCTACCACACCTCTCGCAAATCCTGCTCCATCATTCAAAAATGTTTCTTTGCATGACCCATCTGTCATTAAGGTGGATGATACGTTTTATATTTTTGGTTCACACCTGCAAGTGGCTAAGTCCAAAGACTTTTTGAACTGGGATCTGGTCGCCTCCGGCGTCACAGATAACAACCCTGTTGTCCCCAATGTAACCAAGGAATTCGCTGAAGCGCTGGAATGGGCGCAGACGGATACGTTATGGGCAGCAGATGTCATTCAATTGGCGGACGGCAAATTTTATATGTACTACAATGCTTGTAAAGGGGACTCTCCGCGATCAGCGCTCGGCATTGCTGTCGCAGACAATATCGAAGGCCCTTATAAGGATCAAGGCATTCTGTTGAAATCCGGCATGTGGGATCAGATCAGTGAGGATGGTACCATCTACGATGCAACGATTCATCCCAATGTGGTCGATCCTGATGTCTTTTATGATAAAAACGGCAAGTTATGGATGGTGTATGGCTCCTACTCCGGAGGGATTTTCATTCTGGAGATGGATGCAACGACAGGTAAACCGCTGCCAAATCAAGGTTATGGCAAAAAGCTGACCGGAGGCAATCATAGTCGTATTGAAGCCCCTTATATGCTCTACAGTCCAGAAACCGATTATTATTATCTGTACCTGTCTTACGGTGGACTAGGTGCTGATGGAGGATACAACATTCGTGTTGCTCGCTCCCAATCACCGGATGGGCCTTTCCTCGATGCGGAAGGAAACAATATGATCAACGTTAAAGCGGACAAGGATAAACCGTTGTTTGATGATCGTTCTATTGAGCCTTTTGGAGTCAAATTGATGGGGAACTTCCTGTTCGAGAGACAGATCGGTGATCCTGGCACAGGCCTAGGTAGCGGCTATGTATCGCCAGGGCATAACTCTGCTTATGTTGATCCGGAGACCGGCAAACAATTTCTCATCTTCCATACCCGGTTTCCAGGGCGTGGCGAAGAGCATGAAGTTCGCGTACATGAGATGCATATGAATGCAGATGGTTGGCCCGTTGTTTCTCCATATCGCTATGCGGCTTTGGGAGAGGATACCACGCAACTGACAACTCAGGAGATCGCTGGTCAGTACCACTGGGTGAACCATGGTAAGGACATCACGGCGGACATCAAGCCATCCCAGACCGTTCAGTTCACGGCAGATGGGCAGATTCATGGTGCCGTGACAGGAACATGGAGTCTTGGTGCAGACAACAAGGTTCAGATCACTTCGAATAACGTTGTGTACAAAGGCGTTTTCACACATGAATGGAACTTGGAATCTCAAAGTACGGTTCTGACCTTTAGCGCCCTCTCCTCCACCGGGATAGCCATCTGGGGAAGTCAGGGTGTTGAACGGAGTGATCAAGACATTGTAGATGCAGTGAAGAAGGATCTGAACATTAGCAATACGGATCACGTGTTCTTCAATCTGACTCTGCCTACCAAGGGAACAAGTGATGCAGACATTACGTGGAAAAGCTCCAATGCTTCGGCTCTATCCGCTACAGGTGTAGTGCAGCGACCACGCGCTGGTAAGGGCGATGCCAAAGTGAAATTAACCGCCACGATTAGTAAAGGAACTGCGGTAAGCTCCAAAACGTTTAACGTTATCATTCCACAGCAAGCAGTAAGCCCATTGCTCGGGGAGTATACTTTTGAACACAAGAAACTTGGCAAAGTCGCACAGGATTCCAGTAAAAACGGATATCACGGACAAGCTTTTAACGTGGTCAGTTCTGCTGCAAGTGGCAAAAATCAGGCTGCTACATTTAATGGGGCAGACAGTTACATTCAGTTACCTGGACTCATTACAGATACAACGGATTTCACGTTTAGCGCTTGGGTCAATTGGGACGGTGGCGGCTCCTGGCAGCGTATTTTCGACTTTGGAAATGGCTTGACGAGGCATATGTTCCTTACTCCCTCCCAACATAATGGGGCATTACAATTTACCATTCATAATGAGGGACGGGATCAGAGCCTTATTGCAGCAAATCCACTTCCTTCTAAAGAGTGGGTTCATGTCGCTGTAACCCTTCAGGGTGATGTGGGTACTCTGTATGTGAATGGTACATCGGTTGCAAGCAGCTCTGAGATCACCTTTAACCCGAAAGATCTGCAGGTAACGGAAGCTTATGTAGGCAAGAGTCGTTATACGTCTGATCCGTTCTACAAAGGCAGCTTGGATAATGTAAAAGTATATGATAAAGCTTTAACAGCCAAGGAAATCCAGCGTCAGGCCAAAGAAAAGCCATAAGTTAGAGTCCTATCATAGGCGTTGGACTCCATAGCGAACAAACCTATAAAGCAGCCACTGTATTGAACTGCATCCATTTGTTAGAGACGACTAACAGCGGTGTTGCAGTTCATTACATCAGGCTGCTTTATTGTCACTTCGAATAATGAATGACCATGTTTAATTTGTTCGACTTAGCACCGGAGTTAACATAGGCGTGAGGCTTGTCCGCTCCAAAACGGATCGACTCCCCTGAACTTACCGTATAATCTTCCGCCCCTACTCGAATCGTAACTTCCCCTTCAAAGACAGTAATAAATTCTTCCGTACCTTCGATATGCGGTTCAGCATTCAACTCAGACTTAGGGTCCATCTCCATCATATATATTTCAAAACGACGACCCTCTTCAAAAGGAAAATGCGGATAAATCCGAACCTTTCCCTCGTCTTCCATCAATACTTGAATATCATCGCCCGTTACAACAGTAGTATCTGACTTCGGCTCGTGGATCAAAGCAGTGAAGGAGGTTTTCAGGCCATTAGCAATCTTCCATACGGTTGCAATGGACGGATTGGATTCACCACGTTCAATCTGACCAAGCATGGTCTTGCTGATACCAGACATTTCGGCGACCTTGTCCAGACTAAGTTTTCTTTGTTCCCTAAGCTGTTTCAGGTTCTGAGCAAGAATACTATTAATGTTTTTCAAAATCCATCCTCCTCATTTTATATTTATGTTGTGCTACATAACGCACATGTTGTACAATAATAAAGACCGTACGTTATAACGTACATTTCAGATCATTATATCACACAACTAAGAAACTGTGGAGGAACCATGAACATTATACCTTTAGTGACCTATGCAATCATTGCTTCATTTACACCCGGACCCAACAATATCATTTCCATGACGCATGCCAGAAATCAGGGGTTCCTCAAGACCCTTCCTTTTATTAGTGGAGTTGCAGCCGGCTGCCTGCTAATTATGTTTCTGTCCAGCTATTTCAACCTTATTCTTCATCAATACATCCCAAGGATCACACCTGTCTTGAACGTGTTAGGATGTGTGTATATGCTCTATCTGGCGCTCAAAATCATGCGTAGTAAACCTGCAGATTCGCAAGAAAACAAGGTCAATCATTATTCATTTCTATTTGGGTTCACCCTGCAATTTATCAACCCAAAAGTCATTCTGTATGGGCTTACTGCCATATCCGTTTTTGTTCTGCCTCTTGGACAGTCCCATGTACAATTAATTGTATTTTCCTTACTGCTCACCTTCATCGGTATTAGTGCCAATATGACCTGGGCGTTCGGTGGCATGTTATTCCAGAGCTTTTTATTAAGATACGAGCGTCCTGTTAATATCGTCATGGGTATGTTGTTAATTTACAGTGCATTATCAATCCTGATGTAAAATGCAATAGAAAAAGCGTCCACTCATTTGATGAGCTGAACGCTTTTATTTTTTCATCCTAATTCCGGTCTCCACCATGGATGTGTAGGGTATTCCCCCGTATGAAGCACAACCTTCTCGCCGATTTTGGGTGTTGCAATCTTAACTTTCAAGGCATGTGCAGCCTTCGTAATTCGTTCAACCGGTTCATTCCAGGCATGATAGGCGAGCGTAAATGCGGCCCAATGAATCGGGATGAGCAATTTACCCCCTACATCCAAATGAGCTTGTACCGTTTCTTCCGGCATCATGTGAATGTTGGACCAACGCTCGTCATATTGCCCACATTCCATCAAGGTGAGGTCAAATGGACCGTATTTACTGCCAATCTCCTTGAAATGAGGACCATATCCGCTGTCACCACTAAAGAACACCTTTGTATGTTGTCCAGCGATGACCCATGAACACCACAAGGTAGAATTACGGTCAAATAATCCTCTGCCTGAGAAATGTCGCGCTGGCGTGCAAGCCAATGTTAGACCTTTGAACGATAACTCATCCCACCAGTTATGCTCGGTAATCTGTTCCAAAGGCACACCCAGTTGAATTAGCCGTCGACGTACCCCAAGCGGCACGATAAATCGCTTTGTTTTATCCTTCAATCTGCGAATGGAGTCATAATCCAGATGATCATAATGGTCATGCGATATAATGATTGCATCTAGCGTTGGGAAATCCTCCGGTCGAATCGGTAGATTGGTGCTGTAACGTTTGGTGCCCACCCAGGATACGGGTGATGGACGATTGCCCAGCATCGGATCAAAGAGCAACCTGTGCCCTTCAATTTCGAGTAAAAAAGCCGAATGTCCGAACCATGTAACCTGTGGGTTATCGGATGCACTGAAGGATGCAGCAGGTTCACATATCTCCATAGGCATCGTGCCAGATGGCCTCCGCTCTACATTGCCACGCATGGAATCTCTCAATATACTGATCAGGGACTTGAAGTTCATGCCGGCCGATGTCGGGAGCTGATTTTCGTATTTTGTCATTATACATACCTTCTGTTCTATATAATCAATCTAGGTTCAACTTTTGATTAAGATATATTCAACTATATCAGTTGAACTACACATTAACACTAGAACGTAGAGGACAGAAATAACCTGAAGAAGCGGAGCGTTCGCCTTTATCACCAGATTTTCACCTTTGTAAAAAGTGAATCAAAAAATCTGGGGATAACAGCGATCGGAAGGTTATTCTGTCA
The nucleotide sequence above comes from Paenibacillus sp. W2I17. Encoded proteins:
- a CDS encoding helix-turn-helix domain-containing protein, producing the protein MKNINSILAQNLKQLREQRKLSLDKVAEMSGISKTMLGQIERGESNPSIATVWKIANGLKTSFTALIHEPKSDTTVVTGDDIQVLMEDEGKVRIYPHFPFEEGRRFEIYMMEMDPKSELNAEPHIEGTEEFITVFEGEVTIRVGAEDYTVSSGESIRFGADKPHAYVNSGAKSNKLNMVIHYSK
- a CDS encoding MBL fold metallo-hydrolase, coding for MTKYENQLPTSAGMNFKSLISILRDSMRGNVERRPSGTMPMEICEPAASFSASDNPQVTWFGHSAFLLEIEGHRLLFDPMLGNRPSPVSWVGTKRYSTNLPIRPEDFPTLDAIIISHDHYDHLDYDSIRRLKDKTKRFIVPLGVRRRLIQLGVPLEQITEHNWWDELSFKGLTLACTPARHFSGRGLFDRNSTLWCSWVIAGQHTKVFFSGDSGYGPHFKEIGSKYGPFDLTLMECGQYDERWSNIHMMPEETVQAHLDVGGKLLIPIHWAAFTLAYHAWNEPVERITKAAHALKVKIATPKIGEKVVLHTGEYPTHPWWRPELG
- a CDS encoding family 43 glycosylhydrolase; this encodes MKRYWVRVLNISVLSTTLLTATTLAPVSVFANGSEATVGNSQTSTTPLANPAPSFKNVSLHDPSVIKVDDTFYIFGSHLQVAKSKDFLNWDLVASGVTDNNPVVPNVTKEFAEALEWAQTDTLWAADVIQLADGKFYMYYNACKGDSPRSALGIAVADNIEGPYKDQGILLKSGMWDQISEDGTIYDATIHPNVVDPDVFYDKNGKLWMVYGSYSGGIFILEMDATTGKPLPNQGYGKKLTGGNHSRIEAPYMLYSPETDYYYLYLSYGGLGADGGYNIRVARSQSPDGPFLDAEGNNMINVKADKDKPLFDDRSIEPFGVKLMGNFLFERQIGDPGTGLGSGYVSPGHNSAYVDPETGKQFLIFHTRFPGRGEEHEVRVHEMHMNADGWPVVSPYRYAALGEDTTQLTTQEIAGQYHWVNHGKDITADIKPSQTVQFTADGQIHGAVTGTWSLGADNKVQITSNNVVYKGVFTHEWNLESQSTVLTFSALSSTGIAIWGSQGVERSDQDIVDAVKKDLNISNTDHVFFNLTLPTKGTSDADITWKSSNASALSATGVVQRPRAGKGDAKVKLTATISKGTAVSSKTFNVIIPQQAVSPLLGEYTFEHKKLGKVAQDSSKNGYHGQAFNVVSSAASGKNQAATFNGADSYIQLPGLITDTTDFTFSAWVNWDGGGSWQRIFDFGNGLTRHMFLTPSQHNGALQFTIHNEGRDQSLIAANPLPSKEWVHVAVTLQGDVGTLYVNGTSVASSSEITFNPKDLQVTEAYVGKSRYTSDPFYKGSLDNVKVYDKALTAKEIQRQAKEKP
- a CDS encoding LysE family transporter gives rise to the protein MNIIPLVTYAIIASFTPGPNNIISMTHARNQGFLKTLPFISGVAAGCLLIMFLSSYFNLILHQYIPRITPVLNVLGCVYMLYLALKIMRSKPADSQENKVNHYSFLFGFTLQFINPKVILYGLTAISVFVLPLGQSHVQLIVFSLLLTFIGISANMTWAFGGMLFQSFLLRYERPVNIVMGMLLIYSALSILM